CCTCTTCGATGCCCTCCGCCGCCCGGCGGGCGGGGTGGATTCGAGCGGGGTGGATTCGAGCGGGGTAGACCCGGACGGGGGAAAAATCAGCGTCATCGCTGAGGTGAAAAAGGCCTCTCCCTCGAAGGGATTGATAGTGGATCGCTTCGCGCCGAGGGAGATCGCCGCGGGCTATCAGGCGGGGGGCGCGGCGGCGGTCTCGGTTCTCACCGAGCGGCGGCGCTTTCTGGGCCATCTGGATCATCTGCGGGAGGTGCGGGAGGTGGTGGACCTCCCCATCATCCGCAAGGAATTCATCTTCGACCCCTACCAGATTATCGAGGCCCGCGCCGCGGGTGCGGACGCCATTCTCCTCATCGCGGCCGTTCTCGATGTGCCTGAGCTGATCGATCTGCAGGGCCGGGCGGCGGAACTGGGAATGGACGCGCTCATCGAGGTCCACACCGAGGAGGAGATGGCGCGCGCGCTCGAGGCGGGCGTTCGCATCCTGGGGGTGAACAACCGCAATCTCAAGACCTTCGAGACGGACGCGGCCCACACCTTCCGTCTCATCGGG
The bacterium DNA segment above includes these coding regions:
- the trpC gene encoding indole-3-glycerol phosphate synthase TrpC, translated to MTLKTETVLDSLVAGVREDLAADKSAVSETELRGLAQDAVPARSLFDALRRPAGGVDSSGVDSSGVDPDGGKISVIAEVKKASPSKGLIVDRFAPREIAAGYQAGGAAAVSVLTERRRFLGHLDHLREVREVVDLPIIRKEFIFDPYQIIEARAAGADAILLIAAVLDVPELIDLQGRAAELGMDALIEVHTEEEMARALEAGVRILGVNNRNLKTFETDAAHTFRLIGQIPAARREELVFVSESGIFGWKEVAPLVAAGVDAILVGESLMRSADPAALLRELRGLGGQETR